The proteins below are encoded in one region of Campylobacter helveticus:
- the corA gene encoding magnesium/cobalt transporter CorA, with amino-acid sequence MLYIYTKTPNALVKRLEFDFRSEVLPSNILWIDLLYPKIDEINFISSHFDLQFPSEEERGEIELSAKYWEDNASITINAHFLVKGLKLDDEKNLNLHTEIITFATAKNILFTVRYSDFSTFNEIQTRILASPKNFEDGFDIIDKMFEVRVEKDADLLEWVDKEARRLRSSILEKKNEGGYDEMLKDISSLQELNMRVRDSLFDKRRAMTSLLKSDKIDKDIKQNLTIVLKDLNSLVEFSVSQLNILDNIQTILAGQINIEQNKIIKLFTVATVAMMPPTLIGTVYGMNFKFMPELEIHYAYPIVLGVMIISIILPVFVFKKKGWL; translated from the coding sequence ATGCTCTACATCTACACGAAAACGCCAAATGCTTTGGTAAAGAGGCTAGAATTTGATTTTAGAAGCGAGGTTTTACCCTCAAATATCCTTTGGATAGACTTACTTTATCCAAAAATTGACGAGATAAATTTCATCTCTTCGCATTTTGATTTACAATTTCCAAGTGAAGAAGAAAGAGGCGAGATAGAGCTTAGTGCTAAGTATTGGGAGGACAATGCTAGCATTACCATTAATGCACATTTTTTAGTGAAAGGTTTAAAGCTTGATGATGAGAAAAACCTTAATCTTCACACCGAAATTATCACTTTTGCCACAGCTAAAAATATCCTTTTTACCGTGCGTTATAGCGATTTTAGCACTTTTAACGAAATTCAAACACGCATTTTGGCAAGTCCTAAGAATTTTGAAGACGGCTTTGATATTATCGATAAAATGTTTGAAGTGCGTGTGGAAAAAGATGCAGACCTTTTAGAGTGGGTCGATAAAGAGGCAAGACGCTTAAGAAGTAGCATTTTAGAAAAGAAAAATGAGGGCGGATATGATGAGATGCTAAAGGATATTTCAAGCTTACAGGAGCTTAATATGCGTGTTCGCGACTCCCTTTTTGATAAAAGAAGAGCGATGACCTCACTTTTAAAGAGCGATAAAATCGACAAAGACATTAAGCAAAATTTAACCATAGTGCTAAAAGACTTAAATTCGCTTGTGGAATTTAGCGTTTCTCAGCTTAATATCTTGGATAATATCCAAACCATACTCGCAGGACAAATTAACATCGAGCAAAATAAGATCATCAAGCTTTTTACGGTCGCCACAGTGGCGATGATGCCACCGACCTTAATCGGCACCGTGTATGGAATGAATTTTAAATTTATGCCCGAGCTTGAAATCCACTATGCTTACCCCATAGTGCTTGGCGTGATGATAATTTCTATCATCTTGCCCGTATTTGTTTTTAAGAAAAAAGGTTGGTTATAA
- the purU gene encoding formyltetrahydrofolate deformylase: MHYILKICTKDSKGLIYRISDVIFKYHINIIKNDEFVGEEMFFFRALLEGEFEPNAFVGTLEAMLGADTLIELHEKRKKDIVVFVTKESHCLGDLLIRHYSNELEANIKAVISNHNELKDLVDKFNIPYHLISVENTSREEQEGRVLECLKNYQFDYLVLAKYMRILSPNFVGHFEGKIINIHHSFLPAFIGANPYKQAFERGVKIIGATAHFVNNNLDEGPIITQDVININHELSWKQMQQAGRNVEKNVLSHALDLVFEDRIFIHKNKTIIF; this comes from the coding sequence ATGCACTATATCTTAAAAATTTGCACTAAAGATTCTAAAGGGTTAATTTATAGAATTTCTGATGTGATTTTTAAATATCATATTAATATCATTAAAAACGATGAATTTGTCGGCGAGGAGATGTTTTTTTTCCGTGCGCTTTTGGAGGGAGAATTTGAGCCAAATGCTTTTGTAGGCACACTTGAGGCTATGCTTGGAGCGGATACTCTTATAGAGCTACACGAAAAGCGTAAAAAGGACATTGTTGTTTTTGTAACAAAAGAAAGCCATTGTCTTGGCGACTTGCTAATACGCCATTATAGCAATGAGCTTGAGGCAAATATTAAAGCGGTGATTTCTAATCATAATGAGTTAAAAGATTTGGTTGATAAATTTAATATCCCTTATCATCTCATCAGCGTAGAAAATACCAGCCGAGAAGAGCAAGAGGGCAGGGTACTTGAGTGCTTGAAAAATTATCAATTTGACTATTTGGTTTTGGCTAAATATATGCGAATTTTAAGCCCAAATTTCGTGGGGCATTTTGAGGGCAAGATTATCAATATCCATCATTCCTTCCTCCCTGCTTTTATCGGTGCAAATCCTTACAAACAAGCCTTTGAAAGAGGGGTTAAGATTATAGGGGCGACAGCACATTTTGTGAATAATAATTTAGACGAAGGTCCAATTATTACGCAAGATGTGATTAATATCAACCACGAATTAAGTTGGAAGCAAATGCAACAAGCGGGAAGAAATGTAGAAAAAAATGTCCTTTCTCACGCTCTAGATTTAGTTTTTGAGGATAGAATTTTCATACATAAAAATAAAACCATTATTTTTTAA
- a CDS encoding CCA tRNA nucleotidyltransferase, protein MQISKIGSINKLKFIADFLRPHTKRAYLVGGSVRDFLLGLELKDFDIEVYDISPKKFDDLMQKLGANGYGKSFFVYKFQNYDLALARTENKNAPGHTGFEVKPCDDEALAAKRRDFTLNALMINIFTYELLDFYKGLDDLKSGILRHINDESFMEDSLRVLRAIQFISRFKFSLAPQSFTLMKNMDISDLSEDRINAELYKFFKGEHLDLAYKTLCELNLEKKLFGVEFKDENFLYLLQNARKFVKDEALFLYLYLNYFGIKEAFCRKSKLKKALLHKATQPFFKEDVSDLKLLKVASLMPLKSWLGLWDKKRIERAKNLGVYEDKFVSQIRADDFIKQGYCGKMLGLKLEEERERELRAYLKGLKCTIS, encoded by the coding sequence TTGCAAATATCGAAGATAGGCTCAATAAATAAGCTTAAATTTATAGCTGATTTTTTACGCCCTCACACCAAAAGGGCTTATTTGGTTGGTGGGAGTGTGCGGGATTTTTTGTTGGGGCTTGAGCTTAAAGACTTTGATATAGAAGTTTATGATATTAGTCCTAAAAAATTTGATGATTTAATGCAAAAACTCGGTGCAAACGGCTATGGAAAAAGCTTTTTTGTTTATAAATTTCAAAACTACGACCTCGCTTTAGCTAGAACGGAAAATAAAAATGCCCCCGGACACACAGGCTTTGAAGTAAAACCTTGCGATGATGAGGCTTTAGCGGCTAAAAGGCGCGATTTTACACTTAATGCTTTAATGATAAATATTTTCACTTATGAGCTTTTAGATTTTTACAAGGGGCTTGATGACTTAAAAAGTGGAATTTTAAGACACATTAATGATGAGAGTTTTATGGAGGATAGTCTTAGAGTTTTAAGAGCGATTCAATTTATCTCGCGTTTTAAATTTAGCCTAGCACCGCAAAGTTTCACACTTATGAAAAATATGGATATTAGCGATTTGAGCGAAGATAGAATCAATGCAGAGCTTTATAAATTTTTTAAAGGGGAGCATTTAGATTTAGCCTATAAGACTTTGTGTGAGTTAAATTTAGAAAAAAAACTTTTTGGCGTGGAATTTAAAGATGAAAATTTTTTGTATTTACTCCAAAATGCTAGAAAATTTGTTAAAGATGAAGCTTTATTTTTATATCTTTATCTTAATTATTTTGGTATCAAAGAAGCTTTTTGTAGGAAAAGCAAACTAAAAAAAGCTCTTTTACACAAAGCCACCCAGCCATTTTTTAAAGAAGATGTAAGCGATTTGAAGCTTTTAAAAGTCGCTTCTTTAATGCCGCTTAAATCTTGGCTAGGGCTTTGGGATAAAAAGCGTATTGAAAGGGCTAAAAATTTGGGGGTTTATGAAGATAAATTTGTCAGCCAAATTCGAGCGGATGATTTTATAAAACAAGGATATTGTGGTAAAATGCTGGGCTTAAAATTAGAAGAAGAAAGAGAAAGAGAGCTAAGGGCTTATTTAAAGGGGTTAAAATGCACTATATCTTAA
- the ciaD gene encoding effector protein CiaD, which yields MNLEDLAKKTIDEVHHQIKEQERQLQSLKEQEEEYQKEEPVKDTEEVIEVVEEETLSKDKQEEILEQIQMAKFQEEQGNLEPDEKEESQKTPPQESEEILEESEILNPNIIAKVQGLNEDIFLKNLKERILVLFEGLNDTKREDLDSRLELTINFLEFLLANIEDRLNK from the coding sequence ATGAATTTGGAAGATTTGGCAAAAAAGACGATTGATGAAGTGCATCATCAAATTAAAGAACAAGAAAGGCAACTTCAAAGCTTAAAAGAGCAAGAAGAAGAGTATCAAAAAGAAGAGCCCGTAAAGGACACAGAAGAAGTTATTGAAGTTGTCGAAGAAGAGACTTTAAGCAAAGATAAACAAGAGGAAATTTTAGAGCAAATTCAAATGGCGAAATTTCAAGAAGAGCAAGGAAATTTAGAGCCAGATGAAAAAGAGGAAAGTCAAAAAACACCTCCGCAAGAAAGTGAAGAAATCCTAGAGGAAAGCGAAATTCTAAATCCTAACATTATCGCTAAAGTGCAGGGTTTAAATGAGGATATATTTTTAAAAAATCTCAAAGAGCGTATTTTGGTACTTTTTGAGGGACTTAATGATACCAAAAGGGAAGATTTGGATTCTAGGCTTGAGCTGACTATTAATTTTCTAGAGTTTTTACTTGCAAATATCGAAGATAGGCTCAATAAATAA
- a CDS encoding branched-chain amino acid transporter permease has product MFENYILMMILAAFIGTYLSRVLPYHLFKHKEESKNLLFIQKNMPLLIIVVLFFYTFYGVDFSKAPYGLDIILACVFVFFFHLKFKNALLSIVLGTIFYMICLRFLG; this is encoded by the coding sequence ATGTTTGAAAATTATATTTTAATGATGATTTTGGCAGCATTTATAGGCACTTATCTTTCTAGAGTTTTGCCCTATCATCTTTTCAAACACAAAGAAGAAAGCAAAAATTTGCTTTTTATACAAAAAAATATGCCTTTGCTCATCATAGTCGTTTTGTTTTTTTACACTTTTTATGGGGTGGATTTTAGTAAAGCGCCTTATGGGCTTGATATAATTTTGGCTTGCGTTTTTGTTTTTTTCTTTCATCTTAAATTTAAAAATGCTCTTTTAAGTATCGTTTTGGGGACGATTTTTTATATGATTTGTTTGAGATTTTTGGGGTGA
- a CDS encoding AzlC family ABC transporter permease, with product MKNLFSLTLPVLMGYIPLGMAFGILATSEGFSFYQVLLSSLVVYAGAGQFVLVALISGGAGFLEVALTSFLVNFRHFFYTLSLLKEFKKMNFLRHYAIFALTDESFALISSRKNQAKNLSQKEHTRLIFGICFLNHSYWILGSLLGFLFQKNIKIDYSGIEFSLNALFIVLAYELYKQNPKLKILLFATLLSLLALFCIDKAYMFAFCLSVGLALLFLGKRYV from the coding sequence ATGAAAAATCTTTTTAGTCTCACTTTACCTGTTTTAATGGGCTATATCCCTCTTGGGATGGCTTTTGGAATTTTAGCCACAAGTGAGGGGTTTAGTTTTTATCAAGTGCTTTTAAGCTCTTTGGTGGTTTATGCTGGAGCAGGGCAGTTTGTTTTGGTCGCTTTAATTAGTGGGGGTGCTGGATTTTTAGAGGTGGCACTTACTTCGTTTTTGGTGAATTTTAGACATTTTTTTTATACTTTATCTTTATTAAAAGAATTTAAAAAGATGAATTTTTTAAGGCATTATGCCATTTTTGCACTTACAGATGAAAGTTTTGCTCTTATTAGCTCACGCAAAAATCAAGCAAAAAATTTAAGTCAAAAAGAGCATACTAGGCTTATTTTTGGAATTTGTTTTTTAAATCATAGCTATTGGATTTTAGGCTCTTTGCTTGGATTTTTATTTCAAAAAAATATTAAGATTGATTATAGTGGGATTGAATTTTCGCTTAATGCTCTTTTCATCGTTTTAGCTTATGAACTTTACAAGCAAAATCCTAAATTAAAAATTCTTCTTTTTGCGACTTTACTTTCGCTTCTCGCACTTTTTTGCATCGATAAGGCTTATATGTTTGCTTTTTGTTTGAGTGTGGGGCTTGCTTTGCTTTTTTTAGGAAAAAGATATGTTTGA